The proteins below come from a single Calorimonas adulescens genomic window:
- a CDS encoding preprotein translocase subunit SecB: protein MINSNQVLADFQFIGNRVSNFKIETRDIRIDKEKINVTYDFDYEIKEIKELEDRYTGYLEFITIIKAKFKKTVFLKIDLTMEGAFIGNIQKLKKEEFINMLELNGLTALSQLSRAYILSVTALSGITPPVKLPMINVFKLIQQKKEREINNK from the coding sequence ATGATTAATTCAAATCAAGTATTAGCAGACTTTCAGTTTATTGGGAATAGGGTGTCCAATTTTAAAATTGAGACGAGAGATATAAGAATAGATAAGGAAAAGATAAATGTTACTTATGATTTTGATTACGAAATAAAAGAAATTAAAGAACTGGAAGATAGGTATACAGGATATCTTGAATTCATAACTATAATAAAAGCAAAATTTAAAAAAACAGTGTTTTTAAAAATTGATTTAACTATGGAGGGAGCATTTATCGGTAATATTCAAAAACTAAAAAAGGAGGAGTTTATTAATATGTTAGAGTTAAATGGATTAACAGCGCTTTCGCAGCTATCGAGAGCTTATATTTTAAGTGTTACTGCTCTTTCCGGAATAACTCCTCCAGTAAAACTACCAATGATTAATGTTTTTAAATTAATACAGCAAAAAAAGGAAAGGGAAATAAATAATAAATAA
- a CDS encoding helix-turn-helix domain-containing protein, whose amino-acid sequence MGNKLELGDAWKLIDELADESTKAKFELDDILYDISMKIFEFRVKNNWTQKQLAEKLGIKQSMVSKLESGQYNPTVEQLWKISKKLGWNFKIIFGEEDDKPQIWDTVNFEESQNDETDRILEKELAVGA is encoded by the coding sequence ATGGGCAATAAATTGGAATTGGGAGATGCATGGAAGCTTATTGATGAATTAGCTGATGAATCGACAAAGGCAAAATTTGAATTAGACGATATATTATATGATATTTCTATGAAAATATTTGAATTTAGAGTTAAAAACAATTGGACACAAAAACAGCTTGCTGAAAAATTGGGAATTAAACAGTCTATGGTATCAAAACTTGAAAGTGGTCAATATAATCCTACAGTTGAACAGCTGTGGAAAATCTCAAAGAAATTAGGTTGGAATTTTAAGATAATATTTGGAGAAGAGGATGACAAACCACAAATTTGGGATACAGTTAATTTTGAAGAAAGCCAAAATGATGAAACAGATAGAATATTAGAAAAAGAATTGGCGGTGGGTGCATGA
- a CDS encoding KTSC domain-containing protein, producing MERQNVQSSNLRSIGYDQTTQTLEIEFNNGGIYQYYNVPQIIYEGLLNASSHGKFFHQYIKDIKVAKITYK from the coding sequence ATGGAAAGACAAAATGTACAATCAAGTAATTTACGTTCGATAGGTTATGACCAGACCACTCAGACACTGGAGATTGAATTTAATAATGGTGGTATTTATCAGTACTATAATGTTCCACAAATCATCTATGAAGGCTTATTGAATGCATCTTCACATGGTAAATTTTTTCATCAGTATATCAAAGATATAAAGGTAGCCAAAATAACTTATAAGTAA
- a CDS encoding RAMP superfamily CRISPR-associated protein — protein MGWKQYLVVFEIISPLHIGYGRIANLQKSRGYVPGRLIWSAFTSRITAARGTADYEKTGDELLNNTALSYFYPAVEDNGESDLYSIKVCNYNLWIEDYDRQNNNLMEYKFMNSYMSTAINIGSNSADESNLFETEFISPYTRDGEKTYLVGYLFLKDGYTFNWDYIRDIQVGGERKSGFGRIKLHGKSEDNSQIFQSLEVEMDGERPIIEIKSQSRLLAHVHVSESNTMEIKGRIEPLVYRDTKEAKKIGSNIRNIIAYAPGAVYYGDKTRLEIGSTMLKDNSIWCEKYSLNP, from the coding sequence ATGGGTTGGAAACAATATCTGGTTGTGTTTGAGATAATTTCGCCTCTGCATATCGGATATGGAAGAATTGCAAATTTGCAGAAATCAAGGGGATATGTTCCTGGCAGATTGATTTGGAGCGCATTTACAAGTAGAATAACTGCAGCAAGAGGTACTGCAGATTATGAGAAAACCGGAGATGAGCTACTAAATAACACAGCCTTATCGTATTTTTATCCTGCGGTGGAGGATAATGGAGAATCTGATTTATACTCTATAAAAGTTTGTAATTATAATTTATGGATTGAAGACTATGATAGACAGAATAACAATCTTATGGAATATAAATTTATGAATTCCTATATGTCAACAGCTATTAATATTGGTTCAAACTCAGCTGATGAATCGAATCTCTTTGAAACAGAATTTATTTCGCCGTATACAAGAGATGGTGAAAAGACTTATCTCGTTGGATATCTATTCTTAAAAGACGGTTATACATTTAATTGGGATTATATAAGGGATATCCAGGTGGGTGGAGAAAGAAAAAGTGGATTTGGCCGTATAAAACTTCATGGTAAAAGCGAAGATAACTCGCAAATATTTCAGTCATTGGAAGTAGAAATGGATGGCGAAAGACCAATTATAGAAATAAAAAGCCAAAGCAGATTATTAGCTCATGTACATGTATCAGAAAGTAATACGATGGAGATTAAAGGGAGAATAGAACCATTGGTATATAGAGATACAAAAGAAGCAAAAAAAATTGGAAGTAATATTAGAAACATCATAGCTTATGCACCAGGAGCAGTATATTATGGAGATAAAACAAGGTTGGAGATTGGTAGCACTATGTTAAAAGATAACTCCATCTGGTGTGAAAAATATAGCTTGAATCCGTAA
- the cmr4 gene encoding type III-B CRISPR module RAMP protein Cmr4: protein MPNIVQRKYILMSLDPIHVGTGDYRLGGVDLSIVREPGTNIPKIPGTSMSGAIRAYAAIAYDRPNCSGADTAGSAYCKEDSCPICYTFGYANDKETGGYSGVVSIFDAEILFFPVYSMIGPIWITTPYLLERAVSLEKTDKCHTDTKLTINDDEIMKLCSYEANKADDKKKYLNVGWLLLNLREENYDHINDIMKKFAGDILGRIYLVSDKTFSVVVNSNLEVRTSVSINPRTGTAEGKALFTYEAIPRSAYLMMDVIQNDYRGKFSDVIKSDEIKWPIDVVEKGIDMMEILGVGGMGTRGFGRIKKVGVVGGEDDANV, encoded by the coding sequence ATGCCTAACATTGTTCAAAGAAAATATATTTTGATGTCTTTGGATCCCATACATGTTGGGACGGGTGATTATAGATTGGGAGGAGTGGATCTTTCTATTGTTAGAGAGCCGGGAACAAATATTCCTAAAATACCAGGAACAAGTATGTCCGGTGCTATAAGGGCATATGCAGCTATAGCATATGATAGGCCAAATTGTTCTGGAGCAGATACTGCTGGCAGTGCATATTGTAAAGAAGATTCATGTCCTATCTGCTATACATTTGGATATGCCAATGATAAAGAAACTGGTGGGTACAGCGGAGTAGTGAGTATTTTTGATGCAGAGATTTTATTCTTTCCTGTTTATTCTATGATAGGACCTATATGGATCACTACACCTTATCTATTAGAGAGAGCAGTTTCTCTTGAGAAAACTGATAAATGTCATACTGATACTAAATTAACTATAAATGACGATGAAATAATGAAGTTATGTAGTTATGAAGCTAATAAAGCCGATGATAAGAAAAAATATCTAAACGTAGGCTGGTTGCTTCTTAATCTTAGAGAGGAAAATTATGATCACATAAACGATATTATGAAAAAATTTGCAGGTGACATATTAGGCAGGATTTATTTAGTAAGTGACAAAACATTTTCTGTTGTTGTAAACTCAAATTTAGAAGTGAGGACTTCAGTTTCAATAAATCCGCGAACGGGGACGGCAGAAGGTAAAGCCTTATTTACTTATGAGGCAATTCCAAGATCTGCATATCTTATGATGGATGTCATTCAGAATGATTATAGAGGTAAATTTAGTGATGTAATAAAATCTGATGAGATAAAGTGGCCAATAGATGTAGTTGAAAAGGGTATAGATATGATGGAAATACTGGGAGTTGGTGGTATGGGTACTAGGGGATTTGGCAGAATAAAAAAGGTTGGTGTAGTTGGTGGAGAGGATGATGCAAATGTCTAA
- a CDS encoding CRISPR-associated protein Csx11 — protein sequence MSDNRENIENVRYKVLLCELGVLLHELGKVSQQFYYYQLHDNNCSDFEYEHIIGIAYEDIKNRIFAVADLNDCQTYKKAKKMIDENEPDKLKRDFDVLDHETKEILKRKFIELPSPFDNGITYRLGDFIEYLGQGEKGLYAEKEEKIKESYAYKIFDDRYPYILHLLNSTHGYASGMDKRGDDESSSLKAEKDGPISIATPFGYEKSIKSIINALSSFQIEKKCKDCKIREYTRCGSISSLVDVVEPIRKCAECVIKGCNFEPEDDFIKEYRDVKNKLKLLFSLVPADTRKPINDVTVWDTACVAASMFKAIMWNCIVDNNIDKIFDENVKVSVLSLRLNWSEIISNISDIPTILALKDEFTDKLDYYKEVIEYKLAVGNEIYRDENGAIYIIPTSDCIKNMIDEKLNPHLSFEGRNINKNYEDVFVSQKKTKDPRYIGRVVLDIIAATQEINYNRSFFDEKWGKDSKNSGYEICPVCGVRPLKNKNKANICDDCYNRTRGENSRSKKWLKNLDGTVWIDEVGDRNGRAAVVSSSFDLDEYIRNGLIYLADSKEYMKNKKCFRISFVDKTAIPKTGFYKLMYRAKEVDTAIYIDEQIPLIIINNKNDKITSGKFNYEGQKYNIMDINRVGNAGYLIKLKDELPQDMGFIKAYGVNFKIQSKTEMIADKEDAANKVKELFLYTLYGSEKGFDFFVVDEMNKEEDICDNILTRSTSFARYRRIWETTKEFYNDVLIRGDMQKRRGRLCICNITNQDGKLVDGVAYEIPLTQKVKIHVVYDKEKCRLIMIDNPYYIASLIDPNKIDKQDDPLEYLKEYVMNIKEPLDVNLSAEYGRKSTNIAQINKATVAIDETEYTPAIPVIAEPQNFMAVIPAENAYAFAKAIYEKYISEMGLVKNRLPFHINIIYFQKNTPIRTAIDASIRAMGKSDTRLSLPVIQIIDRDMQVQSGNSTQFDKIIQLEKCYKINVCEANPNNKYYTFIEIDENKISPNFNKIYIYNDSVSDEVHYFVHPEELGRGDYVKINPSFYDYEWLSTGNRRFEVIYKNGKRINNDLKPQLIDNIDEMDYIWKIFKSLSKSQIYQLNETLSMWRGKLKDGEENSSDVITFYIRSAILNTDGLEDLTNEDIAKLVNCFKNGIFDAAFEIFIKILKRKE from the coding sequence ATGAGCGACAACCGCGAAAATATAGAAAACGTAAGATATAAGGTCTTATTGTGTGAACTAGGTGTGCTACTGCATGAGCTCGGAAAGGTGAGTCAACAATTTTATTATTATCAACTCCACGATAATAATTGTAGTGATTTTGAATATGAACATATTATTGGGATAGCCTATGAGGACATTAAGAATAGGATTTTTGCAGTGGCAGATTTAAACGATTGCCAGACATATAAAAAAGCAAAAAAAATGATAGATGAAAATGAGCCAGACAAGCTAAAAAGAGATTTTGATGTTTTGGATCATGAGACAAAGGAGATATTGAAGAGGAAATTTATTGAACTACCATCTCCATTTGACAATGGTATAACATATCGGCTTGGAGATTTTATTGAATATCTTGGACAAGGGGAAAAGGGCCTTTATGCTGAAAAAGAAGAGAAAATAAAAGAGTCTTATGCATATAAGATATTTGATGATCGTTATCCATATATTTTGCATTTATTAAACTCTACTCATGGATATGCATCAGGGATGGATAAACGTGGAGATGATGAGTCGAGCAGCTTAAAGGCTGAGAAAGATGGCCCTATAAGTATAGCCACCCCGTTTGGCTATGAAAAAAGTATAAAAAGTATCATAAATGCGCTAAGCAGCTTTCAAATAGAGAAAAAATGCAAAGATTGCAAGATAAGAGAATATACCAGATGCGGCTCTATCAGCTCGTTGGTTGATGTGGTTGAACCAATACGTAAATGTGCTGAATGTGTAATTAAGGGATGTAATTTTGAGCCAGAGGATGATTTTATCAAAGAATATAGGGATGTCAAGAATAAATTGAAGTTGCTCTTTTCTCTTGTTCCAGCAGATACTCGAAAACCTATAAATGATGTTACGGTTTGGGATACAGCATGTGTAGCAGCCTCCATGTTTAAGGCTATTATGTGGAATTGTATTGTTGATAATAATATAGATAAGATATTTGATGAAAATGTAAAGGTGAGTGTATTATCTTTAAGGTTAAACTGGTCAGAGATTATCAGCAATATATCAGATATTCCGACGATACTTGCACTAAAGGACGAATTTACCGACAAATTAGATTATTATAAAGAAGTGATAGAGTATAAATTGGCAGTTGGAAATGAAATATACAGAGATGAAAATGGGGCGATATACATAATACCGACATCTGATTGTATAAAAAATATGATAGATGAAAAGTTAAATCCCCATCTGAGTTTTGAGGGTAGGAATATTAATAAAAATTATGAAGATGTCTTTGTAAGCCAAAAAAAGACTAAAGATCCTAGGTATATAGGCAGAGTAGTACTGGATATTATAGCTGCTACCCAAGAGATAAACTATAATCGTAGTTTCTTTGATGAAAAGTGGGGAAAGGATTCAAAAAACAGTGGATATGAAATTTGTCCAGTTTGTGGGGTACGGCCTTTAAAAAATAAGAATAAGGCAAATATATGTGATGATTGCTATAACAGGACAAGAGGGGAAAACAGTCGCAGTAAAAAATGGCTTAAGAATCTTGATGGAACAGTATGGATAGATGAGGTTGGTGACAGAAATGGCAGAGCTGCAGTAGTTTCAAGCAGTTTTGATCTTGATGAATATATAAGGAATGGCCTGATTTATCTTGCAGATAGTAAAGAATACATGAAAAATAAAAAGTGTTTTCGAATTTCATTTGTTGATAAAACTGCAATACCGAAGACGGGTTTTTATAAATTGATGTATAGAGCAAAAGAAGTCGATACTGCAATTTATATAGATGAACAAATTCCATTAATAATAATCAATAATAAAAATGATAAAATTACAAGTGGTAAATTCAATTATGAAGGCCAAAAATATAACATTATGGATATCAACAGAGTCGGCAATGCAGGATATTTAATCAAATTAAAGGATGAGTTACCTCAAGACATGGGGTTTATAAAGGCTTATGGGGTAAATTTTAAAATCCAGAGCAAAACTGAAATGATAGCAGATAAGGAAGATGCTGCAAATAAAGTAAAAGAATTATTCCTTTATACATTATATGGTTCTGAAAAGGGTTTTGATTTCTTTGTTGTGGATGAAATGAATAAAGAGGAAGATATATGTGACAACATACTGACAAGGTCAACTTCTTTTGCACGGTATAGGAGAATATGGGAAACAACAAAAGAGTTTTATAATGACGTATTAATAAGAGGCGATATGCAGAAAAGAAGAGGTAGGCTTTGTATATGCAATATAACAAATCAAGATGGTAAACTTGTAGACGGAGTGGCGTATGAAATACCATTAACCCAAAAGGTAAAGATACATGTTGTATATGATAAAGAAAAATGCAGATTGATAATGATAGATAATCCATATTATATAGCATCATTAATTGACCCTAATAAGATAGACAAACAAGATGACCCGCTGGAATATCTAAAAGAATATGTGATGAATATAAAGGAACCTTTGGATGTAAATCTTTCTGCAGAATATGGGCGTAAGAGTACAAATATAGCCCAAATAAATAAGGCAACCGTTGCTATAGATGAAACAGAATATACACCTGCTATACCTGTTATTGCAGAACCACAGAATTTTATGGCTGTTATTCCTGCTGAGAATGCCTATGCTTTTGCGAAAGCGATATATGAAAAATATATAAGTGAAATGGGCCTTGTGAAAAACAGACTTCCATTTCATATAAATATTATATACTTCCAAAAAAATACACCCATAAGAACGGCCATTGATGCATCAATAAGAGCTATGGGAAAAAGTGACACAAGATTATCTCTTCCTGTGATTCAAATTATTGATAGAGATATGCAAGTACAGAGTGGAAACTCTACACAGTTTGATAAAATTATACAGTTGGAAAAATGTTATAAGATTAATGTGTGCGAGGCAAATCCTAACAACAAATACTATACTTTTATAGAGATTGATGAAAATAAGATATCGCCTAATTTCAATAAGATTTATATATATAACGATTCTGTTTCTGATGAAGTTCATTATTTTGTGCATCCAGAAGAACTTGGGAGAGGTGATTATGTAAAAATTAATCCTTCATTTTATGATTATGAATGGCTCAGCACAGGTAATAGAAGGTTTGAGGTTATTTACAAAAATGGTAAAAGGATAAATAATGATTTGAAACCGCAACTTATTGATAATATAGATGAAATGGATTATATTTGGAAGATATTTAAAAGCTTATCCAAATCCCAGATATACCAATTAAATGAAACATTATCTATGTGGAGAGGCAAACTTAAGGATGGAGAAGAAAATAGCAGTGATGTTATTACTTTCTATATCAGGAGTGCCATATTAAATACGGACGGTTTGGAAGACCTGACAAACGAAGATATAGCTAAACTGGTTAACTGTTTTAAAAATGGAATCTTTGATGCTGCGTTTGAAATATTTATAAAAATATTGAAGAGGAAGGAGTAA